Proteins from a genomic interval of Oncorhynchus clarkii lewisi isolate Uvic-CL-2024 chromosome 13, UVic_Ocla_1.0, whole genome shotgun sequence:
- the LOC139364683 gene encoding uncharacterized protein, translating into MEEDWSWKEETQKKVSRFLVKLRLKNPLQITDNRYSSESERANAEVHQGAVMQSSVEGKALRSTQGTIHNNSPQHSPPTGTDKSCRGAEGSTSPDNIDSDRKKIKFPLLFTKTAVAGTTTNPLLTENDRPSGKLSAKAEKAHKTVMVAGIPEEIGVGAKVLQKTLPAISKFSWSRPSPSEEDDKVQGKVEDFYKTKLGEQKEDNVPPIAKEPRRKGSSHGAEQGRGRDYSRRKAPLSYDIQHRLNQAMTDSDRLKAREITKRSGTIPCENLQQRPNRQKPELERFKPRDITKKRAIIPCDELQQRPHQPMPKPDKAALVKLPAIPRWTGSISYEEYQKLNQKMPDSTINTEDLEEFLNSLGVTHIEDLATTVPDDPLIDAQSDAFNEVFEQFAKNSDGSLNEEGLASTLDRVGISISPEEVKKALQKADYDEDGEVGFQDFLHVMTNSQRFSKCLKAEGADPSQSVEVCETVFYKALTRMLAAGILSSGTTTEIVQYYHKKTLRLIRQAVRPDREDGDHVLTYYTKGAHLIGLKSKQLLKYIQPVETIAQSQKVKDSPYLRCPSLNVAYTSWDPRRMTLNPAQRAKMGRVKSVKTWKTAEIEDRIRQLSIKHPGMEKMEMITPVKMKVNMSMKERDHLTYNEIYQIKQMSKSSLKEYLKDLTQLKRRDMWNSWGSLQCYCALHSRKDFPKTFTTYSWSWSSCRNMMETGDLDAPCRSALRPHVANHWSPSPGSGVPRPIREAKKRRPWRQPR; encoded by the exons ATGGAGGAAGATTGGAGCTGGAAAGAG GAGACCCAAAAGAAGGTGTCAAGGTTCCTAGTGAAGCTGAGGCTGAAGAATCCTTTGCAGATTACTGATAACAGGTACAGTTCGGAGTCAGAGCGAGCTAACGCTGAAGTTCACCAGGGGGCAGTCATGCAGTCTTCAGTAGAGGGCAAAGCTCTCCGCAGCACGCAAGGAACTATCCATAATAACTCACCGCAGCACTCCCCACCCACTGGCACTGATAAGAGTTGCAGAGGGGCAGAGGGATCTACATCCCCAGATAACATTGACAGCGACAGGAAGAAGATCAAGTTCCCGCTCCTCTTCACCAAGACAGCCGTGGCTGGGACCACCACCAACCCCCTTCTCACTGAGAATGACCGGCCCAGCGGGAAGCTTTCTGCCAAGGCAGAAAAGGCCCATAAGACTGTGATGGTGGCCGGTATCCCAGAGGAGATTGGTGTTGGAGCTAAGGTCTTGCAGAAGACCTTACCGGCCATATCCAAGTTCAGCTGGTCACGGCCCAGTCCAAGTGAAGAAGATGACAAAGTCCAGGGCAAAGTCGAAGACTTCTACAAGACCAAACTAGGTGAACAGAAAGAAGATAACGTCCCGCCAATAGCCAAAGAACCCCGGAGAAAAGGGTCCTCCCATGGAGCAGAGCAAGGCAGAGGCAGGGACTATAGCAGGAGGAAGGCACCCCTCTCCTACGACATACAGCACAGACTCAACCAAGCCATGACAGATTCAGACAGACTCAAAGCTAGAGAGATCACCAAGAGAAGCGGAACCATCCCCTGTGAGAATCTCCAGCAAAGGCCCAACCGACAGAAGCCAGAGTTGGAGCGATTCAAACCCAGGGATATCACCAAGAAAAGGGCCATCATTCCATGTGATGAGCTGCAGCAAAGGCCCCATCAGCCAATGCCAAAGCCAGATAAAGCTGCCCTGGTTAAACTCCCAGCGATTCCACGGTGGACGGGCTCCATCTCATATGAGGAGTACCAGAAGCTGAACCAGAAGATGCCAGACAGCACCATCAACACAGAGGACCTGGAGGAGTTCTTAAACTCACT GGGCGTTACTCATATTGAAGACCTGGCAACTACGGTGCCTGACGATCCCCTGATCGATGCCCAGTCTGATG CCTTCAACGAAGTCTTTGAGCAGTTTGCAAAGAACAGCGATGGCTCTCTCAACGAGGAGGGCCTGGCGTCCACGCTGGACAGAGTGGGGATCAGTATCAGCCCAGAGGAGGTGAAGAAAGCCCTGCAGAAGGCTGACTACGACG AGGACGGAGAGGTGGGGTTTCAAGATTTCCTGCATGTGATGACGAACAGCCAGCGCTTCTCCAAGTGCTTGAAAG CTGAAGGAGCGGACCCATCCCAGTCTGTTGAGGTGTGTGAGACAGTGTTTTACAAGGCCCTGACCAGGATGCTGGCTGCTGGTATCCTGTCCAGTGGTACTACAACAGAGATCGTACA GTACTACCATAAAAAGACTCTGAGGCTGATCCGGCAGGCCGTGCGACCAGACAGGGAGGACGGGGACCATGTTCTCACCTACTACACCAAGGGAGCTCATCTCATAGGCCTGAAGAGCAAGCAGCTCCTCAAGTACATCCAGCCAGTGG AGACAATTGCCCAGAGCCAGAAGGTGAAGGATAGCCCGTACTTGAGGTGTCCCAGCCTGAACGTGGCCTACACCTCCTGGGACCCCCGGCGCATGACCCTGAACCCTGCGCAGAGGGCCAAAATGGGCCGCGTGAAGTCTGTCAAGACCTGGAAGACCGCTGAGATCGAGGATCGCATCAGACAA CTGTCAATCAAGCACCCCGGGATGGAGAAAATGGAGATGATCACGCCTGTGAAGATGAAGGTGAACATGTCCATGAAGGAGAGGGACCACCTCACTTACAATGAGATCTACCAGATAAAGCAGATG TCCAAATCAAGTCTGAAGGAGTACCTGAAGGACCTGACCCAGCTGAAGCGCAGGGACATGTGGAACTCCTGGGGCTCCCTTCAGTGTTACTGCGCCCTCCACAGCCGAAAGGACTTCCCCAAAACCTTCACCACCTACTCCTGGTCCTGGAGCAGCTGTCGCAACATGATGGAGACTGGAGACCTGGACGCTCCCTGTAGGTCCGCCCTACGCCCCCATGTAGCCAACCACTGGAGCCCATCGCCAGGAAGCGGCGTGCCTCGTCCAATCAGGGAGGCTAAAAAGAGAAGACCCTGGCGGCAACCCCGTTGA